ACGATTTCGCTTCAAAtcgccgagatcgcttgcgggcgaggtgCTAGTGTTGATTAATCAACACGAAATAGTTAGTTCCAGTAAGATCTACTGTCCCACCCGGTAGCGACATCGGCAGAGTGAGGTtacctttcatttttttgtaacacgtcacgtatttttttattgaggcTTCGCACTGCTGCGAGAGTTAGGATTTTATAGGGAAACTATAGATGCAATGAACTTGATATTTGGTACCTTGATATAAGGTAAAGAAATCTATCTTTTAGTGATCTTCGGAAACCACCGgaaattgttattaacatcattttgaagaaaattttaaaattttattttattttatttttcaaataaaacttatttagaATTGCATTATGTAACCAACtgctaaataaaattttgaaattttcttaaaaatagtgAAGTTAGTAACAATTTCCGGTGTAACCCTTAtatatctatttattttaacatttgttTACATAGGCAACTTTGTTTGCacgatttttatataaaagagcTTGTTCCACCTATAAGACCTCTCTCTTGCAACGTCCACCGACATGcaaattcatcttaatttaaggtatttatatattttccatattttttggtaatcaattcaataaaattcacttcatcaaaattaattttttgatacttattatcatttattttcaataaaagaacCACCACCTTATTTAAAGATCCCCGGTGAATTTCCGCGAGAATAGTACAAAAATCTTGCAGCACAGTGTAATTAGAGGGACCTCGGTGTAACTAAAACATATGTGAGTTACGAAggttaataaatcattttgatcTACAATTAATTTACacatataattatataattttgaacGAAATTGCTTTAGAAATTTCCGAGAATTTCAGATATGCTTGTTATGAATTAAACTGAATTTGTGATGAGATATTGTACATATGTCGTCGTATCCAAATCACCCCATCTGTTTGGCCATATTCAGCGTCCCGGTTACTAATTAACGTATTGTACTATTAATTGCAGCCGGTAATTATATTAGGCTGACGGGGGGTTGTTTCAGACAGGTACCCTGATAGAAACAGGGCGATCTAATACTCGAATGTAAATTTAACCCGGTCTCCGTGAAAGCACACGTACACCATTTAATAATCTTTCGATAATTGAGTTGATGATTTAAATGTATTGGGATATATATTTGGGTGGAGGAGCCGGGGTAATatctaaatttatattctcaacattcaatttatatttttttttagattttcatcgttaaagtaTCAAATACTGAGAAGTAATGGGGGGTAGTTTGCTAATTGTACTTAGCAACTCGAGACGCGATCCAACCGCACCGCGGATTCTGAGGCAATTAACAAGATAAATTCAAAGTTAATTACTTCGGTCTGCATTCGTACCTTCCGTGCCATTTACCAACTGGATGGAAATTAATTAGCGTTTCAGTTCAAACCggaattaaatttgattgatGTTGGAGGAATGGCAACCGGTTTGTGGGGGAGGACAATGTCCTCCTTCTTATTCAAGAGTAGATGGAAATTTTGACGCTCATTTCTTAGATTGctaattaacattttcattaCATAATTACTTTCGAggtaaaaaaaaggaaattttatggtaatttaaaattttaattaatcgttgagtttaaaagaaaattttagtgAAGTAATCATCCAATTAGGTGGTTCGGTTCCCGCTTCAGCAATTCCGTTGATTAATCGGAATTTCGCACCAAGGAAGGTAGACAATGATCACGAAACCACAGACAGTAATGAAGCGATGAATAACTGTGGGACGTGGCAATAAACTCAACAGTCCTGTTCGAGTTCAAGTGACTCTGCACCGTCCAGAAACGTCAATACTCTCGAAAACACGTCAATTTGTGTTGAGGATCACCATCATCAATTCGAATTTCAAGTGCCTCTTAACCGCTTTATTTcccttaataaaaattataacaaaatcagtttattttcttaaatttaaatagatTCTCCGTATCCAAATTGTCCAGGGTAAAATCAAAGCCGGAGAGCTAATCTCGATTACATTCAAACGCCGGTCGTAACCGAATCCCTTTTCTGTTGGCCTGCCACATTGGAGCTGAGGGATTTTGACGGAACCCCTTTCCGTTCTGAATTTCAGATTGGATTTCCGCATCTTCGACCGAAACCCTTCCCGGTTCAATTGGGAATTATACCCGAAGTTCGCTACGACCACAGTTCGATAATAAGCACTTCTGAACCATTGTCGGACCCCCAAAACTTCCACACCAACCGTGATACTCAAAGTCATTCAAACGCAACAgtttatcaaatttcaaagtttattAGCAAGCGagattaacataaaattaagaataagcTTAAACGGATAGTTTTCTGATGTCTTCCCCTGTTGGTCTTATCATAATTTCGGATatctaaaaattgatttaattaatcatgATATTTTCCTTGATTTTAATGACATACATTAACACGTTGAGGTGTTGATAAAACATAAAGGATGGAATCCGCAATATCTTCGCTCAAAATGTAGGGAATATTCGAATGCATCTCTTTACCCATTTCTTCGCCGTAAGTTGCAGCCATAATATCGGTTTTTACGACACCAGGGCTTAAAGACtgtttctaattaattaaaaaattaataattaaaactaaagcACTTACAGTTATTCTAATATTGCTATTCATCCTAGCTAATTCAACTCGAACATTTTCCGTCATAACTCTCAACGCAATTTTAGAAGATCGATACATAACATTATTAGGCATCAAAAGGTCATAATAACCAATCGTgctgttaatattaataatataaccGTTAATGTTATTGGCTGTCATTATTTTTACAGCTTCTTTTGTGGTGATTGCGTAACTCATAAAATTGGTGTCCATGAGTTGTTGCCAAGTATCTAAATCCCCCGTTAAAACTGTTGAGTTACCTAATACCCCAGCgttgttaattaaaacatgCACGGGACCAACATTTTTGGTAACCCAAGCGAAACCGGCGAGGATTTCTTGCGGTTTTGTTACATCCACGCTAACAGCAAATAATTTTCCATCGTGGTTTTCAACTAAGTTTTCGATTTTTTCCTTCCTCCTTGCAAAACCAACgacctaaaaaatttaaaaaaatagtttttgagtttttattaagttaatcTCACCTTCATTCCTTGTTTTAATAAAGCTTTGACTGTAGCGGCTCCAATACCGGCGCTAGCACCTGTTACAATCGCTACTTTATTGTTAAGATccatcataaaaatatttttttattaaaaattcgaagTTCTTGATGTCTTGAAACAAAGAAATGGACTGTTCGAAATCTCGTTTTGGGAGGAGTATTTATATGGTAGGCTTTGGTGCGAGAGGAGCAAGGGAAATAATTAACGGTGAGTTGATGACCTTGATGATTTTGGGTATATCTTGCTTTGTTGTACAAATATATTTAAgcatctttaataaataaggaTGGAAAGCaatgataatttttgttatgaaaGATGATGCAACAACAATATTAATTGACATTATTAGATTAGATAAGTCTTCTAATCGGTTTAAAAAGTTTGccataacattaaatttatttaaaataagtttaatgacattccaaaaatgttgaatCATAATCTATCAATTTACCAAGGAAAAATTAATCGTATTTtgtgcaaaattttttattttaaggaattttttGGGACTAAATTCTGAGACTCTTCAACCGCTTCTTGGTTTCACGAATTCCGGTTTAATCACTTTGCCCTTGATACTATTTTTGGAAGAACTTGTTTTTTGAACGGCAGAAACATCTCGATCGGTTCCCACAATATTCTGCGCTCCCACTTCTTCAACCATCACTTAAAATGCGCCCAAATTTACACaacattgtattaaaatatttcaattattacaaaaatcttTAGATAGAGTAATATCCCGAAGTTACGTAATAGGTAAGACCGGGTAGGATTACATAAGTCGAAACTTATGTAAATCGAGTATCTGGATAGGTTGAAGCAAAATTTATGTACAATAAAAGGTAAACTGGAAACATAttctaaatcaaatttatttatgcaTTCTAATAACAGTATGAAACAaaccagaaaaaaaattaatattttatttaagttttgtagactaatttatttagatttagtCATTTAAATTAGACGGTTTTATAAAACTGGTGATggtaaattctttttcttctcaCGTAGGATTTCTTGATAGCGGACAATTAATTATTctatttttctctttactGGCAAAATGCGTTCTTCATTATCTGTTTcttctaaaacttttatacCATTTTTTGTGCAATTTTTTGTGCCCTTCTCTTAATTTTGCGATGGTTATTTCCGGTTGTGCGGGTTCAACATCACTTTCTTCACCGTCATTTTGTTCTTGCATTTCAATCAGATCTTGCGCAGTAAGCTCCTCATCATGCGACTCCAAGAGCACAATGACATCTTCATTATCAACTACCAAATCGACTTGTTTTCCTAAAGTAACAATATTTAGTACTGCTTCGGTTATATCGTTTTCTGACGCTGTTTCTGGTGAGTCAGCGAAAAAGTCCGGGCAAAGTGTTTTACAAACCCCCTTCAGTGTATTTGAGGAAACTTCGGCCcacgattaataaaaaatctaataGCATCAAGAATATTAAACTTAATCCATAATTCCTTAACGGATAAATTGTCATCGTGATTCATACATAGATTCATTTAAACGTCGAAATGATCGTCGAGTATAATAAgctttaaatgttattataacAGTCTTCAAATAAAGAAGTAGTGCCAGAACTTTTCGGTTTGACTTCCAAATTACTGGCAATCTTGatttggatttattttttaggttttcAGATCGATACACCAATAATGGTTTCAATTTACAATCGCCAGCAGCGTTTCCACCTAGGATAAGCGTTAATCGATCTTTTGCTGCTTTAAATCCTGGAAACACCTTTTCATCACGTGCAATAAAAGTTCTTCGAGGCATTTTCTTCTAGAAAAGGCCCGTTTCGTCTACATTGAATATAATCTGTGAACTATAGCCGCCTTCTTAtattatattctttaattatctttAATCTTTCATCCTTCTTATAATTTGAAAGCTATTTTCCGCGCCATTTCTATGGTTATTAATTCTCTTTCTTGGTCGTCTGAAAATATAGCCTTTCTTCCAGTTTTTGGTTgctttataacttttttcttgaGATGGTCATGTATGGTCCTTTAGACAGACAGAATAAGTGTTTTGTTCTTGATATCTTGAATGGCTTTTTCTAAGTTTTCTAATTTGTATTTGATCTCCGTCTTTCTTTGGTAATTTCGTGGCATCTGAAACATATTTCAGTAAGTCGAGTGCTGGAcctaaattataaaataatagatagtattttgattgttttttttgaatcatccggggattcaaaaaaattcatacggggattgtgtccccgtaaggtataattgacgataaattgttgaattcaaattccatcttttacaattaaagtctggatgtcataaaacgaaatataaccaagttttacgtcaaatgtcctcaaagtaccaaagttaacgcaagaagtttgttaaccgttggaggtaaagtggtctttgtgagcaatgtacaacaaaagttgattaagataaaatgtttgttatgttaaataatagcgatatgccgaaaatttgaaattttttttctaatattccgTTTTACATCAAAAACAAATGACCTGAGTGAACTAACAATTATCATTTGATAGCTTAGCTTTAGCCTATTGTcaagtattaattaatcatgtttacattacaacataaaatatttatagtgcaTTGGGGAACATTAGTTACAACGCAAAGACAATTTCaggaaaaatttggattttcaGTAGATAAGAAAACAATTAAGAGAGTTGTTAAAAGATTTTCGGAATCGggcaatgtggaaaataataggAAGGAAAAGAAGCTTTTAGATGAACATTATGCGGGGTCGATTGTTGCATTAACGAATCCAATGGATTACGGTAAGGTGTCGTTAAGAAAAAGGGCAGTTCAAGTTGGTATAAGTAAATCCCaattacaaagaatttatcgagaaaataaaatattgccgtataaaccaaaatttcaCCACACTATCGAATTAGGTGATGAAGTAAAGCGTTTAGATTATTGTTTGTGGCTTGGGTACAAAACTTTGAAAGacagaactttttaaaaaacataatattttcgGACGAAGCATGGTTCGCCACTAATGGAGTGGTTACATCGCAAAATTGTCGATTCTGGTCAAAGATTAATCCAAATTATCGCATAGTTTGTAAACGCCAGTATTCCCAGAAAGTGAATGTGTGGTGTGCTGTTTCGTTGAACGGTGTTATTGGACCTTACTTCATAAACGGCAATTTGAATCAACACCGATATTTGGAAGtactagaaaattgtttatttaattatcttgACGGCGCGGATTTAGAAGAacgcaataaattatattttcaacaagatggttgcggCCCACATTCGactattttaattagaaatttgttaaatacgttatttggaaaaaaattgattggtAGATATGGTCCGCAACCGTAGCCGCCAAGAAGTCCGGATTTAtctattatggatttttatttttggggttatgtaaaacaaaaagtgtacactaaaaattttaataacaatttagacagtttaaaacaaaaaattgaaactgttattagagaaattccgttggaccatattagaaaaagttataaacaatgtcGGAAAAGGGCTGAATTATGTGTTAGTGTCGGTGGTGGTATCATTGAATaagcttttatgttaatttagcttagatcgaaaatgttttgttaatcttatgatttaaaaatctgcattttgcttttatatcctaaattaataaaattcggcatatcgctataatttaacataacaaacattttatcttaatcaacttttgttgtacattgctcagaaagaccactttacctgcaatggttaacaaacttcttgcgttaagtttggtactttgaggacatttgacgtaaaacttggttatatttcgttttatgacatccagactttaattgcaaaagatggaatttgaattcaaaaatttatcgtcaattatgccttacggggacacaatccggggacacactgtataacaTTCATATCACCATGCaccatttaaaaatcttataaatatCTTAAAGTGACATAACAAGCTTTGTACAAAGCTATGTAGATAGCTCCCCAATATTGTTATTGTTCTGTATATATGTTGgttaacaaaaattggaaTGAAATTGACATAGCGAAAAAGGAATTAgtcaaagaaaagaaagactATGAAGAAAGTAAGACTTCTTATAATTTCtaggttttatttaaaatgtaaaagaatTTCGAGATGATCATCAATATACATCTAAGCATTTTCTGaagaattgagatattattaattatttttaaggtaGTATAAGAGTTTCTGGATTTTGTTGGTGACGGATCTGGATTTATAAGAAGTTTCcgtgcattaaaaagaaattctgGAGTATTTCCAAACTTTTAAAGAGGTTTACAACAGATTCGCATACATTTTCCacagatttttttgatttatttaccaaactttttttaatatcaattataAGTATAAAATACTAGTAATTAGCTGTGACAGTCGATCTAGTACCTCTTAGATATTCTGTGTATTCAAACTGATTCTCAATTATTTCCTTTATTCACTTTCTCAAAATAGTCATATCTAACGATTTCATATACCACAAAAAACTCTTATAGGCCACCGTCTTATTGATCGTACGATTATATAGGTATACATAATTTATgcttgtttatttattactataaTCAATGATCATTTCAAGTATTTCTATTTCAGTATCTACATAATTTAAGCAATAAAGTTGTTGTATATTAGCAGTAAAATCttacttttttttactaaTCTTCGGAAAATTACCTTGGGTATTGCCATAATAAACCAATTCTCATAACggaaatagtaaaataacaGTATgaaataacttaaaatattttattgcatttttataataaaacccataaatatttattacaatatcGGTCGTTACATTGTGTACTTTGCAAATGATCTTTTTCGGTGTGTGAGAGGGCGTATTTGATGCAAAAGGGCACAATTCTGGATCTGATGGAATCGTTTTTTATTGCCTGAGCTTTTAGCTGTTGGAAATGTAACGAAGCTAATTCATTCGTCGACGCCCTCGCGACATTTACTGTAAATTATTCTTCACTATTTCGACGGAAAATACGCGAATTGGGTTAAATTTTGGGACTTCTTTGTCATCATACTGACTGATAACATCCTGTCCGATGTTGAACGATTGGAATGTACAAAcatattaattcaattattgaTAGAGTCGCAAACATCAATGTTGTTTTCCGCATGAAGCGATAAATTGGAAAAATCATCGCTATCTCTTAACAGGATCAAGGAGTTCGAGAATTTACATGTAGATTGTAAACCTAACCCAACTTTTCATTCAACGAAATCCCTGACTATCAGAGTTCACAATATTGACTCATTACATCTCATCTTATCCAATGCACCTCGTGGAGGATCCCTCTAAAAGAATGTAGTCAATTTGGGTAATTTGGGTTTAGCAAATAAAATCAATCTGACATCGACAACAAATCTCGtaatgaagaaataaagtttaatatgCCGATTCTTTTAATACCAGATGAATGTGTAGTCCTAAAATGCAGATTTCCAGTAACtagatgtttataaaaattatttccactttttttacacataatttattacgctcgtttaaaaaaaactaatagagGTAAACTTTAGATGGTCTAGACGGAAGGAACACTAGTCTCGATGGaacttttgaaatgattgcAAACAGTTtcgaatttaaaaagaaatattcgCTCTCCAACTACCATCGTGTAATAGCAATCGGTATATGAGAGTTTTCgataaaaatgttctttaatGTTTTGGGTTCACGAATGCAGCAGTTACATTTCAATCAAGAAATTGGAGTAGTTGTTGAACGTTCAACCCTACTTTTTCGTTTGATTTCGTAAGTTGTTGGATTGAAGTTTacaattctaaaaataataaaatataatgtaaGGCGTTATCTTGActataaattgaaaaacttGTGAGAATATTCAATATCTCAAATATGTACCAATTCAGATGATGGAGAATATCAGAGTAATCAAAGAAAGTAGTTGCAAAATAACAATTTCGATAACAAGCTTTGATCTATCTTGAGAAAGATAGTCTTTACATACTGTTGCATTGAAAAGTGAACAAGCATCAGCTGATTCAGACGCAGTACAACAATATCTAGAAAAAATCACTGATATTATTTCTGATAATTTCCATACTTCTGACCGGGTCTATTATGCTCATGAGAAGGGcttattttggaaaaacaataCCACAAAGAATCTATTTGACAAAACTCATAGATAAACAAGTGACGCATCAGACCACCATATAATGAAACCATTTAAAGGAATAAACATAAAGTAAAGGCAAAAACAAGCCTTTGCTGTTCTTATTTATTGGATGGCTATTAAAGGAAACTGGATTATTTGGAATCTGActatatttaagtaaaaagGGATTCTTTTTTAAAGCCATTGTCTTAATTGATAAT
This genomic stretch from Onthophagus taurus isolate NC chromosome 7, IU_Otau_3.0, whole genome shotgun sequence harbors:
- the LOC111416398 gene encoding farnesol dehydrogenase-like, whose amino-acid sequence is MMDLNNKVAIVTGASAGIGAATVKALLKQGMKVVGFARRKEKIENLVENHDGKLFAVSVDVTKPQEILAGFAWVTKNVGPVHVLINNAGVLGNSTVLTGDLDTWQQLMDTNFMSYAITTKEAVKIMTANNINGYIININSTIGYYDLLMPNNVMYRSSKIALRVMTENVRVELARMNSNIRITSLSPGVVKTDIMAATYGEEMGKEMHSNIPYILSEDIADSILYVLSTPQRVNISEIMIRPTGEDIRKLSV